In the genome of bacterium, one region contains:
- a CDS encoding XcyI family restriction endonuclease: MNKSLKDALTSSYAARARFFYTQIDGARWRKLRDKIKALSPLERGSYAKPTGASERSWQAAQNSNQDPALVFCYPEVIEKDPDLVEYYRLAAAISQKGLSQLLKEEKHTPTAISLVLNGIISDLVESIPDEFLGKMEDVALAELGTEVQGGWVNKIGVGTAKLVREMILEYAMGRGYIKSELKGKGKRGIYVKLANNWSIIFADEPDVSIRDDNDTLQSAIEIKGSMDVAGAQTRYGEAKKSFGKALKENPRCETVYLCSCLTPAVARQIEEDGQVRKTFILPEILSDEKKRQQFLEELFKYIIRI, translated from the coding sequence ATGAACAAATCCTTGAAAGACGCCTTGACTAGTTCTTACGCCGCCAGGGCGCGGTTTTTTTATACGCAGATAGATGGTGCGAGATGGCGGAAATTACGCGACAAGATTAAAGCCTTATCTCCTCTTGAGAGGGGTTCTTACGCAAAACCAACAGGTGCTAGTGAGAGGTCATGGCAAGCTGCTCAGAATAGTAACCAAGATCCTGCGTTAGTTTTCTGTTACCCTGAGGTTATTGAAAAAGACCCTGATTTGGTTGAGTATTACAGACTTGCTGCAGCCATTTCTCAAAAGGGTCTCAGTCAGTTGCTTAAAGAAGAAAAGCATACGCCAACGGCGATATCGCTGGTGCTGAACGGAATAATCAGCGACCTTGTTGAATCCATACCGGATGAGTTTTTAGGCAAGATGGAGGATGTCGCTCTTGCCGAGTTGGGGACAGAGGTTCAAGGAGGTTGGGTAAATAAGATTGGAGTCGGTACTGCGAAATTGGTCAGGGAGATGATACTTGAATATGCAATGGGGCGCGGTTATATTAAAAGTGAACTGAAAGGGAAGGGAAAGCGTGGTATCTATGTCAAACTCGCTAACAATTGGTCTATAATCTTTGCCGATGAGCCTGATGTTTCGATTCGAGACGATAACGACACGTTGCAGTCAGCTATCGAAATCAAAGGGAGCATGGATGTTGCAGGCGCACAGACGCGATATGGAGAGGCTAAAAAATCCTTTGGCAAGGCCTTGAAGGAAAACCCCCGCTGCGAGACCGTATATCTCTGCAGTTGCCTGACGCCAGCTGTAGCCAGACAGATTGAAGAAGACGGTCAGGTCAGGAAGACGTTCATCCTTCCAGAAATTCTTAGTGATGAAAAGAAGAGGCAGCAATTCCTGGAAGAGCTTTTCAAGTATATAATCCGAATTTAG
- the gcvT gene encoding glycine cleavage system aminomethyltransferase GcvT → MDKKTPFYDKLVAAGGRMVSFAGYQMPVQFEGLIAEHQKVRESVGVFDVSHMGRVAVKGKDALSFLNHLVTNDVATLELYQALYSPMCYPDGGIVDDLLIYRFPDLYLVVINAANNSKDQAWMKENAKGFEVEIIDRTDIVAQLAVQGPKSEQVLQRLTSANLASIGFYRGIEAELAGEKMFIARTGYTGEDGFELYFYADKAEKVWDRLFEAGKPEGITPIGLGARDTLRLEMKYALYGNDIDQTTNPVEAGLSWVVKFDKPEFIAKDALVKVKEEKPARRLICLEMTGSGIPRQHDAVLSGSEGVGEVTSGTISPSLRKGIAMAYVKSAFTKEGTELLIATRRGHEKAVVVKPPFYKNASHK, encoded by the coding sequence ATGGATAAGAAAACACCGTTCTACGATAAGTTGGTGGCAGCCGGCGGTCGCATGGTTTCCTTCGCCGGATACCAGATGCCCGTTCAGTTTGAAGGTCTTATAGCCGAACACCAGAAGGTTAGGGAAAGCGTCGGGGTTTTTGATGTTTCCCATATGGGCAGAGTGGCGGTAAAGGGCAAGGATGCACTTTCGTTCCTCAATCACCTGGTGACGAACGACGTAGCCACGCTCGAACTCTACCAGGCGCTCTACTCTCCCATGTGCTACCCCGACGGAGGCATCGTGGACGATCTTCTCATCTACCGCTTTCCCGATCTCTATCTTGTGGTAATCAACGCGGCGAACAACTCGAAGGATCAGGCATGGATGAAGGAGAATGCGAAGGGCTTCGAGGTCGAAATAATTGACAGAACCGACATCGTAGCGCAGCTTGCGGTGCAGGGGCCGAAATCGGAGCAGGTACTGCAGAGACTCACATCCGCAAACCTTGCGTCCATAGGTTTCTATAGGGGGATTGAGGCTGAGCTTGCCGGAGAAAAGATGTTTATTGCACGCACCGGCTACACCGGCGAGGACGGATTCGAGCTTTATTTCTACGCCGATAAAGCCGAAAAGGTCTGGGACAGGCTCTTCGAGGCGGGAAAGCCCGAAGGCATAACGCCAATCGGTCTCGGCGCGCGCGACACTCTCCGCTTAGAAATGAAGTACGCCCTTTACGGCAACGACATAGACCAGACAACTAATCCAGTTGAAGCAGGTCTCTCATGGGTCGTTAAATTCGACAAGCCCGAGTTCATAGCCAAGGATGCGCTCGTAAAAGTCAAGGAAGAAAAACCTGCACGCCGCCTTATCTGTCTCGAGATGACCGGTTCAGGCATTCCCAGACAGCACGACGCGGTTCTTTCCGGCTCGGAGGGGGTAGGCGAGGTTACATCCGGAACCATCTCGCCGTCTCTCCGTAAAGGGATAGCCATGGCATACGTCAAGAGCGCTTTCACGAAAGAAGGCACGGAACTTTTAATCGCAACGAGGCGCGGACACGAAAAGGCTGTAGTAGTCAAACCGCCTTTTTACAAGAACGCCTCGCACAAGTGA
- the gcvH gene encoding glycine cleavage system protein GcvH, which yields MANVLEGLRYSNTHEWVKVEGSTAVIGITDFAQGELSDIVMIELPQSGREVKAGDSIGVIEAVKAVSDFYSPVSGKITEVNSVLSSAPETVNKDAYGAGWIVKLELTNQSEIDSLMDAKSYGEFILTAGH from the coding sequence ATGGCAAACGTCCTTGAAGGACTACGTTACTCAAACACTCACGAATGGGTAAAGGTAGAGGGCAGCACCGCAGTCATCGGGATTACGGATTTTGCTCAGGGAGAGCTTTCCGATATCGTAATGATAGAGCTTCCGCAATCTGGGCGTGAAGTTAAAGCAGGCGATTCTATAGGTGTAATTGAAGCGGTAAAAGCGGTTTCCGATTTCTATTCTCCTGTATCCGGGAAAATAACAGAAGTGAACTCCGTTCTTTCATCCGCTCCTGAGACAGTCAACAAGGACGCCTATGGTGCGGGATGGATAGTCAAGCTTGAATTGACCAATCAATCTGAGATAGATAGTCTGATGGATGCCAAATCCTATGGCGAGTTCATTCTGACGGCAGGGCATTAA
- a CDS encoding aminomethyl-transferring glycine dehydrogenase subunit GcvPA — MASFVSNTPEDIRKMLSTIGVEKFEDLLSEIPENLRIKGGLKLPAALSEFEAEKLLTKIAGRNYDPAKFVSFIGAGVYDHVIPSLVDYVISRPEFYTAYTPYQPEVSQGTLTSIYEYQSLITELMDMSVSNASVYDLGSALGEAVHMARDITMRHRILVSETLHPYHTEVIRTYASGLDIPVEMLPSKEGLLDILALDEALSNEDVAAVIISHPNFFGMLESVYEISDKVHSAGAFLVVSVDPISLGILSPPGSYSADIAVSEGQSLGLSQGFGGPYLGVFTCKKDFIRRLPGRLIGRTVDAEGKPGFVMTLQTREQHIRREKATSNICTNEALCALAATVFLSVIGKQGIKDMANLSLQKAHYLSERIEKLSGFEIAFRGSFFKEFAVRTKKPASKIVESAAEKGFLAGVDLGRFKDDWSDLLLVAVTEKRTKQEIDSFVDVLASIA; from the coding sequence ATGGCTTCTTTTGTCTCCAATACCCCTGAAGATATTCGAAAGATGCTTTCGACAATCGGGGTGGAGAAGTTCGAAGACCTTCTGTCAGAAATTCCAGAGAATCTGCGAATAAAAGGAGGATTGAAACTCCCTGCAGCACTATCGGAATTTGAAGCCGAAAAACTTTTAACGAAGATAGCGGGGCGTAACTATGATCCTGCAAAATTCGTTTCATTCATCGGCGCTGGAGTATACGATCACGTTATTCCGTCTCTCGTCGATTACGTAATCTCAAGACCTGAGTTTTACACCGCTTACACGCCATATCAGCCTGAAGTAAGCCAGGGTACCCTCACCTCCATCTACGAATACCAGTCACTTATTACCGAACTCATGGATATGAGCGTGTCCAATGCGTCTGTATACGACTTAGGCTCTGCTCTTGGCGAAGCAGTTCATATGGCAAGAGATATTACCATGCGTCACCGCATACTTGTTTCTGAAACGCTGCATCCGTATCATACAGAGGTAATACGCACTTATGCTTCAGGCTTGGATATTCCAGTTGAAATGCTGCCCTCAAAAGAAGGTCTTTTGGATATTCTGGCGCTTGATGAAGCGCTCAGTAATGAAGACGTCGCGGCCGTGATAATCTCCCATCCTAATTTCTTCGGGATGTTGGAATCGGTCTACGAAATATCCGATAAGGTGCATTCTGCCGGGGCTTTTCTCGTTGTTTCTGTTGACCCAATATCGCTTGGCATTCTCTCTCCCCCAGGCTCATATTCAGCTGATATTGCGGTTTCAGAAGGTCAGTCCCTTGGACTTTCTCAAGGTTTTGGTGGTCCATATCTAGGTGTTTTTACGTGCAAGAAGGATTTTATAAGACGTCTGCCTGGACGTCTTATAGGACGTACCGTCGATGCCGAGGGTAAACCCGGGTTCGTGATGACGCTGCAAACCCGTGAGCAACATATCCGACGCGAGAAAGCCACCTCGAATATTTGTACCAATGAAGCTCTTTGCGCCCTAGCCGCTACAGTATTCCTCTCTGTCATAGGAAAACAAGGAATCAAGGATATGGCAAATCTCTCTTTGCAAAAAGCCCACTATCTCTCTGAAAGAATAGAAAAACTTTCCGGTTTCGAGATCGCTTTCAGGGGCTCATTCTTCAAAGAGTTTGCCGTAAGAACCAAAAAACCGGCAAGTAAGATTGTTGAATCGGCTGCAGAAAAGGGTTTCCTCGCAGGAGTCGACCTGGGTCGTTTCAAGGATGATTGGTCTGACCTTCTTCTTGTTGCCGTTACGGAGAAGCGTACAAAGCAAGAGATTGATTCTTTTGTAGATGTTCTTGCTTCTATCGCCTAA
- a CDS encoding SagB/ThcOx family dehydrogenase, with amino-acid sequence MACPGDNMSDSYSLPEPLKTDRPIEECLSKRRSVRFFSEDTLTPEQVSTLLWAAQGITDEKRGFRTAPSAGATYPLEVYLVAPHGIFQYNPQEHSLSLKKAGDYRPELEKACLGQPSVGKAYISIILTAVTGRTSSKYGERAMRYIWLEAGHSAQNVLLEATALGLGAVPVGAFNDDAVSKLLELDSFTSNSIPLYVIPVGVPLKK; translated from the coding sequence ATGGCATGTCCCGGAGATAACATGAGCGATTCTTACAGTCTGCCCGAGCCTTTGAAGACGGATCGACCAATTGAAGAATGTCTTTCAAAGAGAAGGTCTGTCCGTTTTTTCAGCGAAGATACCTTAACCCCTGAACAGGTATCGACTCTACTTTGGGCTGCGCAGGGAATAACGGATGAGAAACGTGGATTCAGAACCGCTCCATCCGCTGGTGCTACCTATCCGTTGGAGGTTTATCTTGTTGCGCCGCACGGAATCTTCCAATACAATCCTCAGGAGCATTCACTTTCTCTCAAAAAAGCTGGGGACTACCGTCCAGAGCTTGAAAAAGCATGCCTAGGACAGCCGAGTGTTGGTAAAGCGTACATATCTATAATTTTAACGGCTGTTACAGGTAGAACCTCTTCCAAATACGGAGAGCGCGCTATGCGCTATATCTGGCTTGAGGCCGGGCACTCCGCTCAGAATGTCTTACTGGAAGCTACTGCCTTGGGACTAGGCGCCGTGCCCGTAGGCGCATTTAATGATGATGCCGTATCAAAACTTCTGGAACTGGATTCTTTTACAAGCAATTCCATACCTTTATACGTAATACCCGTAGGTGTTCCCTTAAAAAAGTAA
- a CDS encoding DUF763 domain-containing protein has translation MPQNTADLPLHSGRAPRWLFERMVKLSKVIIDFIFTEFSPTELFKRLTDPFWFQSLGCVLGFDWHSSGLTTTTCGALKMALNDMGDASGVFAAGGKGNASRKIPSEITSTALRKGFLPDDFIYASRMAAKVDSAGLQDGYQVYHQLFLYIPSQSEWVAIDQGMNPEMGWARRYHWSRATLPSFILDPHAAIEGRRGLDVLNMVSSKSSNAQKRSVEVASTPLLFRKEYEKIQSLRLPERHMINLSDLDSKRISRVFLSTFEKPPRDFEHLLSMPGVGPASVRALALVSQIIFGDEPSYEDPVSFSFAHGGKDGVPFPVNREVYDHTISYFADALKKSKLGANEETSALRRLSRWLEEVSLAKT, from the coding sequence ATGCCTCAGAATACTGCTGATCTTCCTCTTCATTCCGGTCGCGCACCGCGGTGGCTTTTTGAGAGAATGGTCAAACTCTCTAAGGTTATCATAGACTTCATCTTTACAGAGTTCAGTCCAACAGAGCTCTTCAAACGCCTGACGGATCCGTTCTGGTTTCAGAGTCTTGGTTGCGTGCTTGGATTCGACTGGCACTCCTCCGGATTAACCACTACCACTTGTGGAGCGCTAAAAATGGCGCTTAATGATATGGGTGATGCGTCCGGTGTATTTGCCGCAGGCGGAAAGGGAAACGCTTCCAGGAAGATACCATCCGAGATCACCAGTACAGCTCTGAGGAAAGGCTTTTTGCCTGATGATTTTATCTATGCAAGCCGGATGGCTGCCAAAGTCGATTCTGCCGGACTTCAGGACGGTTATCAGGTTTACCATCAGTTATTTCTCTACATTCCATCACAGTCTGAATGGGTAGCAATAGATCAGGGTATGAACCCAGAAATGGGGTGGGCACGCAGGTATCACTGGTCTAGAGCGACGCTTCCTTCCTTTATCCTTGATCCCCATGCCGCAATTGAAGGCAGAAGGGGACTTGATGTTCTTAACATGGTCAGCTCCAAGAGTTCAAATGCGCAAAAACGTTCGGTTGAGGTCGCATCAACTCCTCTTTTATTCCGTAAGGAGTATGAGAAAATCCAAAGCCTGAGGCTTCCAGAGAGACACATGATAAACCTTTCTGATTTGGATTCAAAAAGAATCAGCAGAGTGTTTCTTTCTACCTTTGAAAAACCGCCGCGTGATTTTGAGCATCTGCTATCCATGCCAGGCGTTGGTCCTGCGAGCGTACGAGCATTAGCTTTGGTTTCACAGATAATTTTTGGGGATGAGCCTTCTTATGAAGATCCGGTAAGCTTTTCTTTCGCACACGGAGGAAAGGATGGCGTCCCTTTCCCTGTAAATCGAGAAGTTTACGATCACACCATATCTTACTTTGCGGATGCATTAAAGAAATCCAAGCTTGGGGCGAATGAGGAAACCTCCGCTCTAAGAAGGCTTTCGCGATGGCTTGAGGAGGTCAGCCTTGCCAAGACCTAG
- a CDS encoding RsmB/NOP family class I SAM-dependent RNA methyltransferase — MPRPRRRTDIPEAMISRFKDMGLQLDEFLPALLRPPSQTLRLNTLKASREGILESLSYLDIVEAPWNDLVFRVRSHSKLGNLLEHFLGLIYVQDSSSTMPVTVLDPQPGETILDIAAAPGSKTTQIAAAMKNTGVLVANDANGKRIPALTSNLDRSGVLNTVVTNIPGQSFGYMKPETFDRILVDAPCTSEGTLSRSLSALEIWSDGTVERLSYLQKKLILSAYYSLKAGGTIVYSTCTFEPEENEGVICHLLKHFPEAQVEPVVLEGVPLRKGYTSWRGEEYDQRSANVARVFPHEHDGEGFCIAKILKPL, encoded by the coding sequence TTGCCAAGACCTAGACGCAGAACAGACATACCAGAGGCTATGATTTCAAGATTCAAAGACATGGGGCTCCAACTTGATGAATTCCTGCCGGCTCTTTTGAGACCGCCTTCTCAAACACTAAGACTTAATACTCTTAAAGCAAGTCGTGAGGGGATACTTGAATCTCTATCTTATCTCGACATCGTCGAAGCGCCATGGAATGACCTCGTATTTCGAGTCAGGAGCCATTCAAAACTCGGCAATCTGCTTGAGCATTTCCTGGGGCTAATATATGTTCAGGACAGTTCTTCGACTATGCCTGTGACGGTCCTCGATCCTCAACCAGGGGAAACAATACTGGATATTGCCGCGGCGCCAGGGTCCAAAACAACCCAGATTGCGGCAGCGATGAAGAACACGGGTGTTCTTGTAGCGAATGATGCAAACGGAAAACGTATTCCGGCATTGACATCCAATTTAGACCGTTCCGGAGTACTCAACACAGTGGTTACTAACATACCTGGACAGTCTTTTGGCTATATGAAACCGGAAACGTTCGATAGAATTCTTGTTGATGCTCCATGTACGTCTGAAGGAACCTTATCTCGCTCGCTGAGCGCACTTGAGATATGGAGCGATGGTACGGTAGAGCGGCTATCGTATCTTCAAAAAAAACTAATACTCTCGGCCTACTACTCTTTAAAAGCTGGCGGAACAATAGTTTACTCTACGTGCACATTTGAGCCCGAGGAGAACGAAGGGGTGATATGCCATTTGCTTAAGCATTTTCCGGAAGCGCAGGTTGAACCGGTTGTGCTTGAAGGTGTTCCTTTAAGAAAGGGATACACTTCTTGGAGAGGTGAAGAATATGACCAACGCAGCGCAAATGTGGCAAGGGTTTTTCCGCATGAGCATGACGGAGAGGGCTTTTGCATTGCAAAAATCCTTAAACCTTTATGA
- the rpmF gene encoding 50S ribosomal protein L32 — translation MPVPKRRHSNTRTRKRRTHWKLNAPAISLCPQCKQPKQPHRVCTNCGFYGDQEVILVESKSKKK, via the coding sequence ATGCCAGTACCGAAAAGAAGACATTCGAATACGAGAACGCGTAAACGCAGAACTCATTGGAAGCTCAATGCCCCGGCAATTAGTTTGTGCCCTCAATGCAAGCAACCTAAACAGCCACACAGGGTATGTACAAACTGCGGTTTCTACGGTGACCAGGAAGTAATATTAGTCGAGAGCAAGAGTAAAAAGAAGTGA
- the plsX gene encoding phosphate acyltransferase PlsX produces the protein MKIALDAMGSDAAPTSEVEGSIAALEREGDLEIVLIGDKKALGPFRKDIEKAKRISIVESRQVIGMHESPSEVLRTKTDSSIAEGMVLLKQSKADAFVSAGNTGAVAAFSIFTLGRIKGIERPALGAIFPTPKGQVLTLDVGANVDPKPIHLVRYAVMGRIMVERVYHVNEPRVGLLNVGHEEGKGDKLSQEAFNLLSSAPIKFVGNIEGSDVFRDVADVIVTDGFTGNIMLKFGEGMGAAVLNILKETAKRYRWRSWFSKKVFKDFIEGLNYEKAGGAILLGVDKPVIVSHGRSTPRAIKNALRLASFAVREGVVDAIKNELGN, from the coding sequence GTGAAAATTGCGCTTGACGCAATGGGAAGTGATGCGGCACCGACTTCGGAGGTAGAAGGAAGCATTGCTGCTTTGGAGCGTGAGGGTGACCTTGAGATAGTGCTTATAGGAGACAAAAAGGCATTAGGACCTTTTAGAAAAGATATTGAGAAAGCAAAAAGAATAAGCATTGTTGAGTCTCGGCAAGTTATTGGAATGCATGAGTCCCCTAGTGAAGTTTTGCGAACAAAGACGGATTCGAGCATTGCTGAAGGAATGGTTCTCCTTAAGCAAAGCAAGGCAGATGCCTTTGTAAGTGCTGGTAATACCGGTGCTGTTGCTGCCTTTTCAATCTTCACCCTCGGAAGAATAAAAGGGATAGAACGTCCTGCTCTGGGTGCTATCTTTCCAACGCCAAAAGGACAGGTTCTCACTCTTGATGTTGGTGCAAACGTAGACCCTAAGCCTATTCATTTAGTTCGATACGCTGTTATGGGTAGAATTATGGTTGAAAGGGTATACCATGTAAATGAACCTCGAGTAGGTTTGTTAAATGTCGGTCACGAGGAAGGAAAGGGTGATAAACTATCGCAAGAAGCCTTTAATCTTCTTTCTTCAGCCCCGATAAAGTTCGTTGGAAATATCGAAGGGTCTGATGTTTTTCGTGATGTGGCGGATGTAATAGTAACGGATGGGTTTACCGGCAACATTATGCTTAAATTTGGAGAAGGCATGGGTGCAGCCGTTCTTAACATTCTCAAAGAAACAGCTAAACGATACCGATGGAGAAGCTGGTTTTCAAAGAAGGTTTTCAAAGATTTCATTGAAGGGTTAAACTATGAAAAAGCGGGTGGAGCGATACTTCTCGGAGTCGATAAACCAGTTATAGTCTCACACGGTCGTTCTACTCCGCGTGCAATCAAAAATGCTCTGAGACTAGCGTCTTTTGCCGTACGTGAAGGAGTTGTTGATGCTATTAAAAATGAACTCGGCAATTAA